A portion of the Microlunatus phosphovorus NM-1 genome contains these proteins:
- the ruvB gene encoding Holliday junction branch migration DNA helicase RuvB translates to MEALVRPDAQADERAAESALRPHELAAFRGQPRVSEQLGLLLTAARQRGAVPDHVLLSGPPGLGKTTLAMIIAAEMSAPIRISSGPAIQHAGDLAAILSGLSEGEVFFLDEIHRMSRPAEEMLYLAMEDFRVDVVVGKGPGATAIPIEIPRFTLVGATTRAGLLPGPLRDRFGFTAQLEFYDAAALEHIVRRSAGVLGAELSDDGAAEIARRSRGTPRIANRLLRRVRDFAQVRADGRITRDLARQALELFEVDAIGLDRLDRGVLEALCRRFGGGPVGLSTLAISVGEETETVEEVAEPFLVREGFMMRTPRGRVATRAAWEHLGLRPPDAGTAVDGPSLF, encoded by the coding sequence CGGCCGAGAGCGCACTGCGACCGCACGAGTTGGCGGCGTTTCGTGGCCAGCCACGGGTGAGCGAGCAGCTCGGCCTGCTGTTGACTGCGGCCCGCCAACGTGGTGCTGTGCCGGATCACGTCCTGCTGTCCGGCCCGCCCGGGCTGGGCAAGACCACCCTGGCGATGATCATCGCCGCCGAGATGTCGGCTCCGATCCGAATCTCCAGCGGCCCGGCCATCCAACACGCCGGGGATCTGGCCGCGATCCTGTCGGGGCTGAGCGAGGGCGAGGTGTTCTTCCTCGACGAGATCCACCGGATGTCCCGGCCGGCCGAGGAGATGCTCTATCTGGCGATGGAGGACTTCCGAGTCGACGTGGTCGTCGGCAAGGGCCCCGGGGCCACCGCCATCCCGATCGAGATCCCACGTTTCACCCTGGTCGGTGCCACCACCCGGGCCGGCCTGCTGCCGGGACCGCTGCGAGATCGATTCGGCTTCACCGCGCAGCTGGAGTTCTACGACGCCGCCGCGCTGGAGCACATCGTGCGCCGTTCGGCCGGCGTGCTCGGGGCGGAGCTGTCCGACGACGGCGCGGCGGAGATTGCCCGGCGATCACGTGGCACGCCCCGAATCGCGAACCGACTGCTGCGCCGAGTCCGTGACTTCGCCCAGGTCCGCGCGGACGGCAGGATCACCCGCGACCTGGCCCGGCAAGCGCTGGAGCTGTTCGAGGTGGACGCCATCGGACTCGACCGACTCGACCGAGGCGTGCTGGAGGCGCTGTGCCGCCGATTCGGCGGCGGACCGGTCGGTCTGTCGACGCTGGCGATCTCGGTGGGCGAAGAGACCGAGACCGTGGAAGAGGTGGCCGAGCCCTTCCTGGTGCGCGAAGGTTTCATGATGCGTACGCCCCGCGGACGGGTCGCCACCCGCGCCGCGTGGGAGCACCTGGGACTGCGACCACCCGACGCCGGCACCGCGGTCGACGGCCCAAGCCTGTTCTGA
- a CDS encoding adenine phosphoribosyltransferase produces MSDTSPGTDLAGLIAEVADYPTPGVRFRDITPLIAHPGGLAAAVEQMVAAGPRDVDIVVGLEARGFIFGPAIALALGAGFVPARKPDKLPRPVESVTYDLEYGSTTLAVHADAFGPSARVLIVDDVLATGGTAAAAAELVGRLGGQLVGITLLLELSELGGRERLTRLGFGPVTSVLTFGAS; encoded by the coding sequence ATGAGCGACACGTCGCCTGGCACCGACCTGGCCGGGCTGATCGCCGAGGTGGCGGACTACCCCACACCAGGGGTCAGATTCCGCGATATCACCCCACTGATCGCACACCCCGGCGGTCTGGCCGCGGCCGTCGAGCAGATGGTGGCGGCCGGCCCGCGGGATGTCGACATCGTGGTCGGCCTGGAGGCTCGTGGCTTCATTTTCGGCCCGGCGATCGCGTTGGCGCTGGGGGCCGGATTCGTGCCCGCGCGCAAGCCGGACAAGCTGCCGCGGCCGGTGGAGTCGGTCACCTATGACCTGGAGTACGGCAGCACGACCCTGGCCGTGCACGCCGACGCTTTCGGTCCCAGCGCCCGGGTGTTGATCGTCGATGACGTCCTGGCCACCGGCGGCACCGCTGCTGCCGCGGCCGAGCTGGTGGGCCGGCTCGGCGGGCAGTTGGTCGGCATCACCTTGCTGCTCGAGTTGAGCGAGCTCGGTGGGCGGGAGCGGCTGACCCGGCTGGGCTTCGGCCCGGTGACGTCGGTCCTCACCTTCGGCGCGTCATGA
- the yajC gene encoding preprotein translocase subunit YajC — protein sequence MGSSPLSTILMIALMVVAFYFLLLRPQKKRQQAQQKTMTEIQPGTQVLLGSGIFGTVVSVAEKQAVISTAPGVELTVLKQAIARIIQPGDEFSEPIESVEEAHEDPYGEPSEPNEPIDPFGNDPKKD from the coding sequence ATGGGAAGTTCACCCCTGAGCACGATCCTGATGATCGCCTTGATGGTGGTCGCCTTCTACTTCTTGCTGCTGCGGCCGCAGAAGAAGCGGCAGCAGGCGCAGCAGAAGACGATGACCGAGATCCAGCCGGGCACCCAGGTGCTGCTCGGCAGCGGGATCTTCGGCACCGTCGTCTCGGTAGCCGAGAAGCAGGCGGTCATCTCGACCGCCCCCGGCGTCGAGCTCACCGTACTCAAGCAGGCGATCGCTCGCATCATCCAGCCGGGTGATGAGTTCAGTGAGCCGATCGAGTCCGTCGAGGAAGCACACGAGGACCCGTACGGCGAGCCCTCGGAGCCGAATGAGCCCATCGACCCGTTCGGGAACGATCCCAAGAAGGACTGA
- the secD gene encoding protein translocase subunit SecD, with translation MIFGVIVAALYGLMAVTNNWTPKLGLDLQGGTTITLTAQNTDGTGKVDPNSLQLARTIIQSRVDSLGVGETEVTTSGDRQIVVAVPNVQQDELVRLVGQTAVLRFRAVYGAEAVTPPATQEPSANPSGEPSQEPSASPSGDRRPAPQLPTAPPAPSTPRPSEPGKGTPPDKAIEWQPSEADQSDFAAFTCDQADAYPDVSDQPLIACNREQTEKYLLGPTLIEGTKLTTASAGVPQNQVQWVVNLEFNSEGGATFAAVTGTLATRQPPENQFAIVLDSEVISAPSVSSSIPGGRAEISGSFNQQSATELANILKYGALPLSFEVSEVSNVSATLGGEQLHAGIIAGIVGLILVVGFCFLYYRGLGIVVVSSLVVAAAITYAAVVLLGGSVGFALNLPGIAGAIVAIGVTADSFVIYFERIRDEVRDGRSLRTAIETGWVRARQTILIADAVSMLSAIILFILAIGSIKGFAFTLGLTTIIDVAVVFFFTKPLMSLLGRTEFFGQGHRLSGLSPDHLGVSVLPGMRSRRAAAKTGVPATAGKEA, from the coding sequence ATCATTTTCGGCGTGATCGTCGCGGCCCTCTACGGGCTGATGGCAGTCACGAACAACTGGACACCGAAGCTGGGTCTGGACCTGCAGGGTGGCACCACGATCACCCTGACTGCTCAGAACACCGACGGCACCGGCAAAGTCGATCCCAACAGCCTGCAACTGGCCCGGACCATCATCCAGTCCCGCGTCGACAGCCTCGGCGTCGGCGAGACCGAGGTCACCACGTCCGGCGACCGGCAGATCGTGGTCGCGGTGCCGAACGTGCAGCAGGACGAACTGGTCCGCCTGGTGGGTCAGACCGCTGTGCTTCGCTTCCGGGCTGTGTACGGCGCCGAGGCTGTCACGCCACCGGCTACCCAGGAACCCTCGGCCAACCCGAGCGGGGAGCCCAGCCAGGAGCCGAGCGCCAGCCCCTCCGGTGACCGGCGCCCGGCCCCTCAGCTGCCGACCGCGCCCCCGGCACCGAGCACACCCCGGCCGAGCGAGCCAGGAAAGGGCACGCCGCCGGACAAAGCCATCGAGTGGCAACCCTCGGAGGCCGACCAGAGCGACTTCGCCGCCTTCACCTGCGATCAGGCCGATGCCTATCCTGACGTCTCCGATCAGCCGCTGATCGCCTGCAATCGGGAGCAGACCGAGAAGTATTTGCTCGGTCCGACCCTGATCGAGGGCACCAAGCTCACCACCGCGTCGGCCGGAGTGCCGCAGAACCAGGTGCAGTGGGTGGTCAACCTCGAGTTCAACAGCGAGGGTGGCGCCACCTTCGCGGCTGTGACCGGGACCCTGGCGACCCGGCAGCCGCCGGAGAACCAGTTCGCCATCGTGCTGGACTCCGAAGTCATCTCGGCGCCTTCGGTGAGCTCGTCGATCCCCGGTGGTCGGGCCGAGATCTCCGGCAGCTTCAACCAGCAGTCGGCGACCGAGCTGGCGAACATCTTGAAGTACGGTGCGCTGCCGCTGTCGTTCGAGGTCTCGGAGGTCTCCAACGTCTCGGCCACCTTGGGCGGAGAACAGCTGCACGCCGGCATCATCGCCGGCATCGTCGGGCTGATCCTCGTGGTCGGATTCTGCTTCCTCTACTACCGCGGTCTCGGCATCGTCGTGGTGTCCTCGCTCGTGGTCGCGGCGGCGATCACGTACGCGGCGGTGGTGCTGCTCGGCGGCTCGGTCGGCTTCGCGCTGAACCTGCCCGGCATCGCGGGCGCCATCGTGGCGATCGGGGTCACGGCGGACTCGTTCGTCATCTACTTCGAACGGATCCGAGACGAGGTCCGCGATGGCCGAAGTCTGCGTACCGCCATCGAGACCGGCTGGGTACGCGCCCGGCAGACCATCTTGATCGCCGATGCGGTCTCGATGCTGTCCGCCATCATCTTGTTCATCCTGGCCATCGGCTCGATCAAGGGCTTCGCCTTCACCCTGGGGCTCACCACGATCATCGACGTTGCGGTGGTGTTCTTCTTCACCAAGCCGCTGATGTCGCTGCTGGGTCGGACCGAGTTCTTCGGTCAGGGACACCGGCTGTCGGGCCTGTCACCCGATCATCTCGGGGTCAGCGTCCTGCCGGGGATGCGCAGCCGGCGAGCGGCGGCCAAGACCGGCGTCCCGGCGACCGCGGGGAAGGAGGCGTAG
- a CDS encoding potassium channel family protein yields MLRGFGRSRSRAHPSWTHQTLVSLPSRSSTPARELARRGVLALSLLVFIVALVYFDRGSYTDTHDGAVSFVDAIYYATVTITTTGYGDITPVTPQARILNAVLVTPMRILFLVLLVGTTLEVLANEGRRILRDSYWRNHMRNHVVVVGYGTKGRSAVDTLQSNGANPAQIVVIDPKPSAVVDANLRGFAAIEGDATRRDVLRRAEIIKAREVIITLDRDDSAILVTLTVRQLNPSAHVVVAVREDDNASLVRQSGANAVVTSSEAVGRLLGLSAVSPNLGTVIEDLLSSKEGLEVGERQVRPDEVGRAPDDVKGEAVIAVVRNKTLRRFYDPTVAKLETGDQVVVVRHAVAEVAGSEPQPPSRRRSGRSNW; encoded by the coding sequence ATGTTGCGTGGCTTCGGGCGGTCCCGGAGTCGGGCTCACCCATCATGGACTCACCAGACCCTGGTGAGCCTGCCGTCGCGCTCCTCGACGCCGGCTCGCGAACTGGCTCGCCGAGGTGTGCTGGCGCTGAGTCTGTTGGTCTTCATCGTGGCGTTGGTCTATTTCGACCGCGGCTCCTACACCGACACCCATGACGGCGCGGTGTCCTTCGTGGACGCGATCTACTACGCGACCGTCACGATCACCACCACCGGATACGGCGACATCACCCCGGTCACGCCGCAGGCCCGGATCCTGAACGCGGTGCTGGTCACCCCGATGCGCATCCTGTTCCTGGTCCTGTTGGTCGGCACCACCTTGGAGGTGCTGGCCAACGAGGGCCGCCGGATCCTGCGCGACAGCTACTGGAGGAATCACATGCGCAACCACGTGGTCGTCGTCGGCTACGGCACCAAGGGCCGCAGCGCCGTCGACACGCTGCAGAGCAACGGCGCCAACCCGGCGCAGATCGTGGTCATCGATCCCAAGCCGAGCGCCGTCGTCGACGCCAACCTGCGTGGTTTCGCCGCCATCGAGGGCGACGCCACCCGCCGCGACGTGTTGCGTCGCGCCGAGATCATCAAGGCGCGCGAGGTGATCATCACGTTGGACCGCGACGACTCCGCGATCCTGGTGACTTTGACCGTACGCCAGCTCAATCCGAGCGCGCATGTGGTGGTCGCGGTCCGCGAGGACGACAACGCCTCGTTGGTGCGCCAGTCCGGCGCCAACGCCGTGGTGACCTCCTCCGAGGCCGTGGGACGTCTGCTGGGTCTCTCTGCGGTCAGCCCGAACCTGGGCACGGTGATCGAGGACCTGCTGTCCAGCAAGGAGGGCCTGGAGGTCGGGGAGCGCCAGGTGCGCCCCGATGAGGTCGGCCGGGCGCCGGACGACGTCAAAGGCGAGGCAGTCATCGCTGTCGTGCGCAACAAGACGCTGCGCCGGTTCTACGACCCGACCGTGGCCAAGCTGGAGACCGGCGACCAGGTCGTGGTGGTCCGGCATGCCGTCGCCGAGGTCGCCGGCTCGGAGCCGCAGCCCCCGAGCCGGCGCCGTTCGGGTCGCAGCAACTGGTGA
- the secF gene encoding protein translocase subunit SecF, with amino-acid sequence MSKLSQFGHKLYTGEVSYNFVAKRRRWYVISAILMIVSIASIGVRGMQWGIEFEGGADFQAQATVTDQTVSQFTDAVTNSGVPDLTEASVTTIGSNQVRIQTRTLDPVAEVPKVRAAIAEEAGVSTDEVAYSLIGASWGGQITDRALIALGVFLLLVTLVIWAYFRNWKMSIAALVALLHDLVLTIGIYALVGFTVTPATVIGVLTILGYSLYDTVVVFDKVRENVRDLTSSARQTYSEAANLAVNQVLVRSINTTIIGVLPVAALLFAGAFILGEGPLKDLALALFVGMISGAYSSIFIATPLLAQFKEREPEMQKLTKRVLARRAKTEAKAGAGARANSAAPVAVADAEDAEDLPSYDPPADSAEEDVAEPSLEKPRITISTSPPPAVSRPPRPTSEGASGRPQPQHKPRSQRKK; translated from the coding sequence ATGTCGAAGCTCAGCCAGTTCGGCCACAAGCTCTACACCGGCGAGGTCTCCTACAACTTCGTCGCCAAGCGTCGTCGGTGGTACGTGATCTCGGCGATCCTGATGATCGTCTCGATCGCCTCCATCGGTGTCCGCGGCATGCAGTGGGGCATCGAGTTCGAGGGCGGTGCCGACTTCCAGGCGCAGGCCACCGTCACCGACCAGACGGTGAGCCAGTTCACCGACGCCGTGACCAACTCCGGAGTGCCGGATCTGACCGAGGCGTCGGTCACCACGATCGGCAGCAACCAGGTCCGGATCCAGACCCGTACTCTCGACCCGGTTGCCGAGGTGCCGAAGGTGCGCGCCGCGATCGCCGAGGAAGCAGGTGTGTCGACCGACGAGGTCGCCTACAGCCTGATCGGCGCATCGTGGGGTGGTCAGATCACCGATCGAGCGCTGATCGCCCTCGGCGTGTTCCTGCTGCTCGTCACCTTGGTGATCTGGGCGTACTTCCGGAACTGGAAGATGTCGATCGCGGCCCTGGTCGCGCTGCTGCACGACCTGGTGCTCACCATCGGCATTTACGCGCTGGTGGGGTTTACCGTCACCCCGGCCACCGTGATCGGGGTGCTGACCATCCTCGGCTACTCCCTCTACGACACCGTGGTGGTGTTCGACAAGGTGCGGGAGAACGTCCGCGATCTGACCTCGTCGGCACGCCAGACCTACTCCGAGGCAGCCAACCTGGCGGTCAACCAGGTGCTGGTCCGCTCGATCAACACCACCATCATCGGTGTGCTCCCGGTCGCGGCGCTGTTGTTCGCCGGCGCCTTCATCCTGGGCGAGGGTCCGTTGAAGGACCTGGCCCTGGCGTTGTTCGTCGGCATGATCTCCGGTGCGTACTCCTCGATCTTCATCGCCACCCCGCTGCTGGCGCAGTTCAAGGAGCGCGAGCCGGAGATGCAGAAGCTGACCAAGCGGGTGCTGGCCCGGCGCGCCAAGACCGAGGCGAAGGCAGGCGCCGGCGCGAGGGCCAACTCGGCAGCGCCGGTCGCGGTTGCCGATGCGGAAGACGCGGAAGATCTGCCGTCGTACGACCCGCCGGCCGACTCGGCCGAGGAGGACGTCGCTGAGCCTAGTCTGGAGAAGCCCCGGATCACCATCTCGACGAGTCCACCGCCAGCTGTCAGCCGGCCTCCCCGACCGACCAGCGAGGGCGCGTCAGGGCGGCCTCAGCCACAACACAAGCCTCGCAGTCAACGGAAGAAGTAG
- a CDS encoding RelA/SpoT family protein — protein MRQRIARFGAGKAQAPVLDPLFKVIRANHPKADLALIERAYRTAERYHRGQTRKSGDAFITHPLAVTTILAELGMTETTLCAALLHDTVEDTAYTLEALTHDFGDKVALLVDGCTKLDKVKYGESAKSETIRKMIIAMSRDIRVLVIKLADRLHNMRTLHYLRPDKQYRIASETLEIFAPLAHRLGMNAIKWELEDLSFATMQPKVYDEIVRMVAEAAPRRDEFLSQVIEQVNADLRAAKIRATVTGRPKHYYSIYQKMVVRRRDFADIFDLVGLRILVDSTRDCYAALGVMHVRWNPLPGRFKDYIAMPKFNMYQSLHTTVLGPQGKPVELQIRTEEMHKRAEFGVAAHWKYKEGGKALAETATGSSDDLTWVRLLLDWQRETTDPGEFLDSLRFEINSSQVYTFTPNGDIHALPQGATPVDFAYAIHTEVGHRTIGARVNGRLVALESQLSNGDVVEILTTKSPDAGPKRDWLEFAKSPRARNKIRHYFTRTRREESIENGKEAIAKQLRKAGLPLQRLLTVEHLTAVADYFKLRDVPGLYAAVGEGTVGSQAVINRLIEAEGGQDATADEINEDQVVTGRRRRKRSASDSGIEIDGDTDLLVKLAKCCTPVPGDDIIGFITRGAGVSVHRSDCVNADHLRTEHAERIIGVGWAPPTAQSSFLVAIQVEALDRNRLLSDITRALSDQHVNILSAALNTTKDKICKARFTFETADPTHLDHVLRGVRQVPGVFDVYRIRQ, from the coding sequence ATGCGGCAGCGCATCGCCCGGTTCGGGGCCGGCAAGGCGCAGGCACCGGTGCTCGATCCGCTGTTCAAGGTGATCAGGGCCAACCATCCGAAGGCTGACCTGGCGCTGATCGAGCGGGCGTACCGGACCGCCGAGCGTTATCACCGTGGCCAGACCCGCAAGAGCGGTGATGCCTTCATCACCCATCCGCTGGCGGTGACCACGATCCTGGCCGAGCTCGGGATGACCGAGACGACACTGTGCGCCGCATTGCTGCACGACACTGTCGAGGACACCGCGTACACGCTGGAGGCCCTGACCCACGACTTCGGCGACAAGGTCGCTCTGCTGGTCGACGGCTGCACCAAGCTCGACAAGGTCAAGTACGGCGAGTCGGCCAAGTCCGAGACCATCCGCAAGATGATCATCGCGATGTCGCGCGACATCCGGGTGTTGGTGATCAAGCTGGCCGACCGGCTGCACAATATGCGCACCTTGCACTACCTGAGGCCGGACAAGCAATATCGGATCGCCTCGGAGACCCTGGAGATCTTCGCCCCGTTGGCTCACCGGCTGGGCATGAACGCGATCAAGTGGGAGTTGGAGGACCTGTCCTTCGCGACCATGCAGCCCAAGGTGTACGACGAGATCGTCCGGATGGTGGCTGAGGCCGCACCGCGCCGGGACGAGTTCCTCTCCCAGGTGATCGAGCAGGTCAACGCCGACCTGCGAGCGGCCAAGATCCGGGCGACCGTCACCGGGCGGCCGAAGCACTACTACTCGATCTATCAGAAGATGGTGGTCCGGCGCCGCGACTTCGCCGACATCTTCGACCTGGTGGGTCTGCGGATCCTGGTCGACAGCACCAGGGACTGCTATGCGGCGCTGGGGGTGATGCACGTCCGCTGGAACCCGCTGCCGGGCCGGTTCAAGGACTACATCGCCATGCCCAAGTTCAACATGTACCAGTCGTTGCACACGACCGTACTGGGCCCGCAGGGCAAGCCGGTGGAGTTGCAGATCCGCACCGAGGAGATGCACAAGCGCGCCGAGTTCGGCGTGGCGGCGCACTGGAAGTACAAGGAAGGCGGCAAGGCCTTGGCCGAGACCGCCACCGGCAGCAGCGACGACCTGACCTGGGTGCGCCTGCTGCTCGACTGGCAGCGAGAGACCACCGATCCGGGCGAGTTCCTCGACTCGCTGCGGTTCGAGATCAACTCTTCCCAGGTCTATACCTTCACGCCCAACGGCGATATCCACGCGCTGCCGCAGGGCGCGACCCCGGTCGACTTCGCGTACGCGATCCACACGGAAGTGGGACACCGGACCATCGGCGCCCGGGTGAACGGTCGGCTGGTCGCGTTGGAGTCGCAGCTCTCCAACGGCGATGTCGTCGAGATCCTCACCACCAAGAGCCCCGATGCCGGACCGAAGCGAGACTGGCTGGAGTTCGCCAAGAGCCCACGCGCGCGGAACAAGATCCGGCACTACTTCACCCGCACGCGCCGTGAGGAGTCGATCGAGAACGGCAAGGAAGCGATCGCCAAGCAGTTGCGGAAGGCCGGGCTGCCGCTGCAGCGGCTGCTCACCGTGGAGCACCTGACCGCGGTCGCGGACTACTTCAAGCTCCGCGACGTGCCGGGGCTCTACGCCGCGGTCGGCGAGGGCACCGTCGGCTCGCAGGCGGTGATCAACCGGCTGATCGAGGCCGAGGGCGGCCAGGACGCCACTGCCGACGAGATCAACGAAGACCAGGTCGTCACCGGCCGGCGGCGGCGCAAACGGTCGGCCTCGGACTCCGGGATCGAGATCGACGGCGACACCGATCTGCTGGTCAAGCTGGCCAAGTGCTGTACGCCGGTGCCCGGCGACGACATCATCGGCTTCATCACCCGGGGCGCAGGCGTGTCGGTGCACCGCAGCGATTGTGTCAATGCCGATCATCTGCGCACTGAGCACGCCGAGCGGATCATCGGCGTCGGCTGGGCGCCGCCGACCGCGCAGAGCTCCTTCTTGGTCGCGATCCAGGTCGAGGCGCTGGACCGCAACCGGCTGCTCTCCGACATCACCCGCGCGCTGTCGGATCAGCACGTCAACATCTTGTCCGCGGCGCTGAACACCACCAAGGACAAGATCTGCAAGGCCCGCTTCACCTTCGAGACCGCCGACCCGACCCACCTGGACCACGTGCTCCGCGGCGTTCGCCAGGTGCCGGGTGTCTTCGACGTCTACCGCATCCGGCAGTGA